Proteins encoded within one genomic window of Bacteroides sedimenti:
- a CDS encoding GH92 family glycosyl hydrolase — MRNIFIILLLFALQVEAQDKRVTDWVDPFIGTDSFDNNSLPGNVYPGATYPFGMIQLSPDTQKDILVVCGGYYWKDKEIYGFSHSHISGTGIADLYDILVMPTCGKSAELLDKLKTPDKQIKSSFSHKNEYAEPGYYSVLLNDSKVKVELTTSEHVGLHRYVYPSKSKKFVVVDLNHGITKDRKWFPFKLLDGYSRVLNDSTIIGYRFATGWARLRKVYFALRTNQPISHCSFITWGNVLSTKNTVAETWNDRPLRALLEFNSDKKDTVEIKISLSTVSSENALNNIITETGRKDFDKVKEDTQLAWEKELSKIEIKGDLEQKKLFYTALYRTFLQPNNIADVNGEYTRGDFTIGKLKPGEPYFTQFSLWDTFRAAHPLYTILQSQRTAQIINSMLDFYDVKGILPVWHLWGVDNYCMIGNHAIPVIVDAYKKGIRGFDYSRAYEAIKGSANSSHVFTSYPMFLDQYGYYPHDGNIHESVSVTLESSFDDWCVAQMAKSLEKYDDFSYFYNRSKCYRNLFDIKSGFFRPKLKNGSFFAPFDPYSYYGDGQRKFYTEANAFQYQFSPVHEIDTLVEMMGGKRKAMLLLDNVFNDQKKDTIIEENASGFIGQYAHGNEPCHHYAYIYNYLGNHRKTEEQLQKIVKSMYRPTPQGLCGNDDCGQMSAWLVFTMMGFYPLNPASGVYEIGTPFLPYAKIKNDNGSYFEIIAHNLSDKNIHIKKIALNGEICKDYKLTHSDIIKGGKIEFFMGK; from the coding sequence ATGAGAAATATATTTATAATATTGCTATTATTTGCTCTCCAGGTAGAAGCCCAAGATAAAAGAGTGACAGATTGGGTTGACCCGTTTATTGGAACTGATTCATTTGATAACAATTCTTTACCTGGGAATGTATATCCAGGTGCCACATATCCTTTTGGAATGATACAATTAAGTCCGGATACGCAAAAAGACATCCTTGTGGTGTGTGGCGGATACTATTGGAAAGACAAGGAAATCTATGGATTCAGCCATTCTCATATAAGCGGAACAGGAATTGCCGATCTGTATGATATCCTGGTAATGCCAACTTGTGGTAAAAGTGCTGAATTATTAGATAAACTAAAAACTCCAGACAAACAAATAAAATCATCGTTCTCGCATAAAAACGAATATGCTGAACCAGGATATTATAGTGTATTACTAAATGATTCAAAAGTAAAAGTTGAACTCACAACAAGTGAGCATGTTGGCTTACACCGTTATGTATATCCATCAAAGAGTAAAAAATTTGTGGTAGTAGATTTAAATCACGGAATTACCAAAGATAGAAAATGGTTCCCTTTTAAACTATTGGATGGTTATTCTAGAGTATTGAATGATTCAACAATCATTGGTTACAGATTTGCTACAGGATGGGCTAGATTGCGCAAGGTTTATTTCGCATTGCGTACAAATCAGCCGATAAGTCATTGCTCTTTTATTACATGGGGAAATGTATTATCCACAAAGAATACTGTAGCCGAAACGTGGAACGACAGACCTCTCAGAGCATTATTAGAATTCAACTCGGACAAAAAAGACACGGTTGAGATTAAAATTTCATTATCCACCGTCAGTAGCGAAAATGCTTTAAACAATATCATCACAGAAACTGGAAGAAAAGATTTCGACAAAGTAAAAGAAGATACTCAACTTGCCTGGGAGAAGGAATTATCAAAGATTGAAATTAAAGGTGACCTCGAACAAAAAAAATTATTTTATACTGCACTTTACAGAACATTTCTTCAGCCAAACAACATTGCAGATGTAAATGGAGAGTACACTCGTGGTGATTTTACAATAGGAAAGCTAAAACCCGGTGAGCCCTATTTTACTCAATTCTCATTGTGGGACACATTCAGGGCTGCACATCCTTTATATACCATTTTGCAATCTCAAAGAACAGCCCAAATAATAAACAGCATGCTCGATTTTTATGATGTAAAAGGTATACTACCTGTCTGGCATCTATGGGGAGTAGATAATTATTGTATGATTGGTAACCATGCAATACCGGTAATTGTTGATGCATACAAAAAAGGCATTCGCGGTTTCGATTATAGCCGGGCATATGAAGCTATCAAAGGCAGCGCTAATTCCAGTCACGTTTTTACATCGTATCCAATGTTTTTAGATCAATATGGCTATTACCCTCACGATGGGAATATTCATGAGTCTGTATCTGTTACTCTAGAAAGCTCTTTTGATGATTGGTGCGTAGCCCAAATGGCAAAGTCTTTAGAGAAATACGATGACTTTTCTTATTTTTATAATCGTTCGAAATGTTATCGTAACTTATTCGATATAAAGTCCGGGTTCTTTCGCCCCAAATTAAAAAATGGCTCCTTTTTTGCACCATTTGATCCATATTCATACTATGGCGATGGCCAGAGAAAGTTCTACACTGAGGCAAATGCTTTTCAATACCAGTTCTCACCAGTTCACGAAATTGACACTTTAGTTGAAATGATGGGAGGAAAAAGAAAAGCTATGTTGTTATTGGACAATGTTTTTAATGATCAGAAAAAAGATACCATAATTGAAGAGAATGCTTCAGGATTTATTGGACAATATGCGCATGGAAATGAACCTTGTCATCACTATGCATACATATATAATTATTTAGGTAATCATCGAAAAACAGAAGAACAGTTGCAGAAAATTGTAAAGTCAATGTACCGTCCAACACCTCAAGGACTTTGCGGCAATGATGATTGTGGTCAAATGAGCGCTTGGCTTGTTTTTACAATGATGGGATTCTATCCTCTAAATCCCGCTTCTGGAGTATATGAAATAGGCACCCCATTCTTGCCGTATGCAAAAATTAAAAATGATAATGGTTCTTATTTTGAGATTATTGCACACAATCTCTCGGACAAGAACATTCATATAAAGAAAATTGCTTTGAACGGGGAAATATGCAAAGATTACAAACTCACCCATTCGGATATTATAAAAGGAGGAAAAATAGAATTTTTTATGGGCAAATAA
- a CDS encoding glycoside hydrolase family 172 protein, giving the protein MKTRKALLLCLSIYLLVTPFLMVHGQQKKIDFRTLLEEIISRESIAQYPIPYYSCRQFSSYDRSSVKPGDKSWFANWDRSMFIRTEINNGKKEYVMMDTQGPGSIVRFWMTFAGENAGNGILRIYFDHRSKPAIEGKALDILSGGKLAGKPLSTSVSDSTEYNMRGHNLYLPLPYSKHCKVTYESENIKDFGAKTGGEAVYYNINYRTYTKGTNVTTWSSKEMKSNATLLKKVQQVLLERKVNIPSNSKNYPFSGNLAPGQSIKVPINEKNSSIRRLCLNLSADRLEQALRSTLLEISFDGNKTVKCPIGDFFGTGYLLRTSDTWYTKVLPDGTLQCQWVMPLKSNCIFIITNNGTQNVNISSGKITTAPYPWSENTMYFGCAWQQYSKLHTGEMKNNEGDGAPFDINYITLKGKGVYVGDAITLFNTVYAWWGEGDEKIYIDNETFPSHFGTGTEDYYGYAWCRPERFNNHPFIAQPDGSGNFNPGYTNDLRFRVLDAIPFKRNFKFDMEMWHWTKAIINFAPTTFWYLLPHNKKCESPSDLKEARENVVLQRNQLISQVITNNKIEGENLDLINMSGGNFRYSNSVERSWSNNMQLVWEDTKLGDKLHLTFISEKEYTCNFKIVYSMNKDYGKFRISINQNDSAIIDGKAENFSLGNVILKSVRIKKGMNHVYIEPLEQSDSKSNKIGLDYIGVEHVEK; this is encoded by the coding sequence ATGAAAACAAGAAAGGCTCTTCTTTTGTGTTTATCCATATATCTCCTTGTTACACCATTTTTAATGGTTCATGGTCAGCAAAAGAAAATTGATTTCAGGACTTTGCTCGAAGAAATAATTTCGAGAGAATCCATTGCTCAATACCCAATTCCCTATTATAGTTGTCGTCAGTTTAGCAGTTATGATCGAAGCTCTGTTAAACCTGGAGATAAAAGTTGGTTTGCAAATTGGGACAGATCAATGTTTATTCGTACGGAAATAAATAATGGGAAGAAAGAGTATGTGATGATGGACACACAAGGTCCAGGAAGCATTGTTCGTTTTTGGATGACTTTTGCCGGTGAAAATGCCGGTAACGGAATATTAAGGATTTATTTCGACCATAGATCAAAACCTGCTATAGAGGGTAAAGCTCTTGATATCTTAAGCGGAGGAAAACTTGCAGGGAAACCTCTTTCTACATCAGTATCTGATTCTACCGAATACAACATGCGTGGGCATAACTTGTACCTTCCTTTACCTTATTCAAAGCACTGCAAAGTAACTTATGAAAGTGAAAACATAAAAGATTTTGGCGCTAAAACGGGTGGAGAAGCTGTATATTATAACATCAATTACCGGACCTACACAAAAGGAACCAATGTAACAACATGGTCATCTAAAGAAATGAAGAGTAATGCTACATTACTTAAAAAGGTGCAACAGGTTCTTCTTGAACGTAAAGTGAACATCCCATCAAATAGCAAGAATTATCCATTCTCAGGTAATCTTGCACCCGGACAATCAATAAAGGTTCCTATCAATGAAAAGAATTCTTCCATACGGCGCCTTTGTCTCAATTTATCGGCAGATAGATTAGAGCAAGCACTTAGAAGTACATTACTGGAAATATCTTTTGATGGAAATAAAACAGTAAAATGCCCGATAGGAGACTTCTTCGGAACTGGATATCTACTCAGAACATCTGATACGTGGTATACAAAAGTTCTGCCTGACGGAACACTTCAATGCCAATGGGTTATGCCATTAAAAAGTAATTGTATTTTTATAATAACAAATAATGGTACACAAAACGTAAATATCAGTTCAGGTAAAATTACGACTGCGCCTTATCCATGGAGCGAAAATACAATGTATTTTGGCTGTGCATGGCAACAGTATTCAAAACTTCATACCGGTGAAATGAAAAACAACGAAGGTGATGGCGCCCCTTTTGATATTAACTACATTACCTTAAAGGGTAAAGGAGTTTATGTTGGTGATGCGATCACCTTATTTAATACAGTCTATGCCTGGTGGGGAGAAGGTGATGAGAAAATTTATATAGACAATGAGACATTTCCTTCACATTTTGGTACAGGAACCGAAGACTATTACGGCTATGCCTGGTGCCGGCCAGAAAGATTCAACAATCATCCATTTATTGCGCAGCCAGATGGAAGCGGGAACTTTAACCCGGGATACACAAATGATTTACGTTTCAGAGTGCTAGATGCCATCCCGTTTAAAAGGAATTTTAAATTTGATATGGAGATGTGGCACTGGACAAAAGCAATTATCAATTTTGCCCCAACAACTTTTTGGTATTTGTTACCTCACAACAAGAAGTGTGAATCGCCTTCTGATTTAAAAGAGGCAAGAGAAAATGTTGTATTACAACGGAACCAGCTTATTTCGCAAGTAATAACCAACAATAAAATAGAAGGAGAGAATTTAGATCTTATTAATATGTCTGGAGGAAACTTCAGATACAGCAACAGTGTGGAAAGGAGTTGGAGTAACAATATGCAATTAGTTTGGGAAGATACGAAATTGGGAGATAAGTTACACCTAACCTTTATTTCTGAAAAAGAATACACTTGCAATTTTAAAATAGTCTATTCAATGAATAAAGATTACGGTAAATTCAGGATCTCAATTAATCAAAATGATTCAGCAATAATTGACGGGAAAGCTGAAAATTTCAGTTTGGGCAATGTAATATTAAAAAGCGTTCGAATAAAAAAAGGAATGAACCATGTATACATTGAGCCATTAGAACAATCAGATTCTAAAAGCAATAAAATTGGTTTGGACTATATAGGAGTTGAACATGTTGAGAAATAA